The region ACATACATGAGTTTCTTTCTCTTGGACCCTACAAGGAATTGGAAAaattgcatgaaaaaaataagaaaatatgtatatttctgTAGGGCAGGGAGAAGGGTAACatgaggcacagagcaggagatggTCCATCCCAAACAGTTTATGGCCAGAGCTgctaataagaaaataaaccatGATGGACAGGAGAAATGGAGGAAGGAGGTGGTTTGTGTCTGTTTGAGATGTGAGGCTCTGTTGGCTTTCATCTAGATCACTAAAGTGAGTCACTGTATGTATTACTGTTCATTTTATAGAGAAGTTTGCCGGACTTCTTCCATCTCTGTGATGCTCATGTCATCCACACAGCTGTAGTAAACCCTTTCCAAAGCTGGAAGTGCTGCAGGATCCCGTCCCATCACCAGGCTTCCCTGAATGCTGTGGGTGAGCAATGTCTCATGGGATACGCTGGGctctgggggaggagggaagtcAGGAATATTTCaacagctgagctgtgtgtgacTGAAACAAACGTGTTAATTTGCAGTGCGTGATCATCTACCAGATATCAGTCAGACATATAAAGTctataagcaaataaataagtGCTCATACTGTTCCCCATGGTTGGAAAGGCGTGCCTCACATCTGCAGCCAGGAGTGGTCAGAAACCTGTTGATGACAACTCTCAATTCCAGTTGAACACTGCcagagtaggaaaaaataaaaggaaagacaTTCACATTTCCtaaccttttgtttttttcctgagttcccagtgttttcctgttcttcctccACCTGCCAGACAGCACTGGGGAATGAGATAGTCTGTCAGGGCTTTTTTCTGGAATGTGGCTTTcagtcagaaagcagtgtgAGGTTGGGCTGctcccctccttttttccttgcatGCAAAGAAACACACCAGCAAAGTCACTGTGAGATCTCGCCTgatccctgccccacatccaCAGCCACCTGGTCTGGCTTTGAGGTGACCTCTGCTTTAAGCAGGCAGTTCACAAGGTCTCATCTCACCTAAACCGTTCCATGATTCCATGCGTAAAAACAACAttgagcaaacaaaaaaccaaaaaggtTAAATTCCAAAAAGCAACGTGAGAATACAGTTCTGTAGCTTGatttttttggtggtgttttccCTCATTGTGGTTTCTGCTGTTGCGTGGGTTTTGCATACTGCTTGCCTCACAGCCCCATTGTATGCACAACTTCAGCCAAGCAGCAGAAGGCCGCAGACTTTGCACTTCTTCAAGCCTTCTGTTCCCTTAGTCCAAAATCTTGATCTAATCTACCGACCTACTATCTACTGAACTCACCCGCTCTCTGGTGAGGATGAGATAAGGCACCCCTGCgcctggagaaggaaaggcaggaggaagTTGTGCTCCGCACAGGGCCGAGCTGTGCACTGGGGAAGTGTCGCGGGGCTCGTTGTCCCCTCACCCCCCTTCGAAAGTGACCCACAGCAGTGTGAGATGTCTGTGTGAAAGCAAACTGGGTCCCAGcgggcacagagcagcatgctcagccagcacagcctccaGATGAGAGAGTCCGTGTCCCTCTGGGCCCAGCCCGTCCCTGCTGAGCCGCCACGCAGGGAAATGGCGGCACAGCCGGGCCCGGGCCTGCAGGCCGGCGGTGCCAGGGACTTCCTGCACACGTGGcggcagctggcagcaggccCCGGCCACGTCCATGGTGACctcaccctgcagcactgctgtgggcagtgagtcaggaggggcagcctgacaccGTCAGGCGGCGGCAGGCCCAGGCACCCCGCCATtgtgctccctctgccccaccCCGCAGCAGTTCATCCCTGCTGAAGTGGTGATGTGGCCTCAGAAGGGTGTCTGGAGACACTGGGAGCTGTGGTAGAAGAGGTCCGTGGTCTGTGCCACGTGCAAAGGTCCCAGATGTTCTCCAATGATCCATAATGAGCCCAGAGCCCAGGTAATTGGGCTGTGGTAGACACGGACCAGTGGTCTCCAAATGAGCCGTTTGGGGCAGGTGGGGTACAGGGCTGTCCTCCCACTCAGGGTGACAGCTATGGCACATGGGATCTGGGCTCCTGTAGCACTCTGAACAGTCCCTGCATGATGGCCCCTGGTGTGCTATTCTTACTGGGAGGTGAGCAGGAGGCTGTCCCATGTCTGAGAGGTTCAGACTGTCCTCTCCACCCACTTCCTGCTTCAGGTATCAGCTGTGTGCCCCTGCTGGGGTGGGACATCGTGTGGGAGAAATGCAAGTGGTTTCTGAATGTAGAAAACTGCACAGAGAAGCATTAATGGGAGGCAGAAAGAGAGTCAGGGTGCAGGGGAGGAGATGTGCCCCAGGAAGCAGGGCTCAttaggagcaggaggagcagagaggagagcagaattGCAGTGCCAGGTCCTGGCTGCTTCTGGGGCTCTTTCCCTGGAAGTGCTGAGATCACGAGAGGTATAACTGTCCCATTTCTGCAGCAAGATGGGATTGCTAACGAGGCAGGGACAGGGCTGAGTGACTGAACTGGAAGGGTTAAGCCTCAAGCTGGACCCCCCCACCTTATGCTGTCATTCTGGGCAGCAGAGCCAGTTGGTGACAAGAGGCTGATGCTGGTGAGGGAGCATGTGAAGCGGGAGCTGTGAATGGGGCTTTATCCCAGAGGGGACTGGCCTTTGCTCcgtcctgccctgctgccagcgCCAGCTGCAAGCAGAGCCCCATGGGCAGCAGCGTGCCAGTAGCTTCAGTGCGTGgcatgtggggctggggagctgGAGACTCACTCTGAGCAAAGGCTCGGTGAAGGGAGCTGGAACTGACTGACATCCCTTCGTGGCACAGGGAGGTCTTGGGGGAAGACAAGTGTGGCCCACGGGGCTTTTGAGAGGGCATCAGGGGGGTCTGTGGGCCAGCCCTGAGGAACTGAGATCTGGGGTCTGGCAGGGGattgttcagtgcagggaggcCGGGTCTTtgtttaatgctgttttctcttcttggcTTTCAGATGAAGCACGCGATAAAGGAAGGACACAGTTTTGGACATTCCTGCATGGTGCTGTTCTGGGAATGCTCCATCATATCCTGCAACGCTGCTCAGGGTGTGGACTCAGCCCCAGCGCATGGACCGTAGCTCTGCAGGTGGCTCTGCCATGGGAGGGTGCACCACCAGGCTCTAAGGAACAAGACAGAGGCATCCCCACTTGAGAAATGCAGCTACCTTCGCAACCACCTCTGCTCTGACCCTCCCTCTGCTGTGAGGGTCCACATTCCTCTGTGCCACCACTCCACTGTGCCCTCCACACCAGCTGCCTGCCATGCCGGAGCTGGCAGACCTGAGCTCCCCCCGCACGCCTGCGGATGCTGACCACATCCAGAGGAACATCTTGGAGGAGCATGTGGAGCTCTGGTGGTTCCAGGACCCCAAGAAGTCTATCCTGTGCTACGGGATGGCTGTGGTACTGATCCTGGCCTGTGGCATCGGGggcatcatcctgctgtacagCACGAGCAGCCGCTCTGGGGAATGGAGGCTGGCAGTGGGCACCACGCTGTGcctcctggccctgctggttctgctgaagcagctgctgagctcGGCAATCCAGGACATGAACTGCATCCGCAGCCGGCATCAAATAGAGCTCCTGAAGAGCGGGGGCTTCTCAGACTGCCTAGTGTTGCTACTTAGcgccctggtgctgctggtcTGCGGGGTGGTGCTCACCATCCtctccaccaccaccatgcaGCTCAGCCCAGCGCGGCCACTGGCCAGTATGTTCACCAGCGGGGTCGTCCTGCTGGCCACCGGCAgcgctctgctgctctgcctgctgctctaCTTGCTCTGCACGtcctgctgccaggctgctccCCATGGCTTGGAGACCGGCGAGATCCGAGTCTTCACCATCTCTGGCCGCCTCGCTGCCAACAGGAGGCTTCCTCCCACCTCCAGCATGGCCAACCTCATCTGACCCATGGCCGCTGCATCTGCactgtgacagctctgcatgAGGCTCGCTGGATACAGCCCTCAGCAGTCCTTGTGCCAGCCTTTCCCAAAGGATGGGCAGGAGTCGTGCCTCATGTTTTCTTCCAAGACAACTGGCATTTGCTGAACCTCAGGCTCACAGTGTGGCAGGGACGTTGGTTTGCCTCAACAGGTGTTGTGATCTGGAGCTTTATGAGCCTCGTTTGCCTTTTATCTCTGCACATCCTCCTgcggcagctgctgctctggtgGCCGTGCCTGCTGTCACAGAGCCAAGGTGAGCCCGTCCCACACCTCGGGGACCCCAGAGCCTGGTTCCTGCAATCCTCTGAGTCATGCTTCTCCTGGCAGAAGGGGTTTCAATTTTCAGTGCTATAATCCCAGTCCAGCTCCTAAAAAATCTCCTGTGGGGGGATGTGTGGGAGATTCT is a window of Gallus gallus isolate bGalGal1 chromosome 8, bGalGal1.mat.broiler.GRCg7b, whole genome shotgun sequence DNA encoding:
- the TMEM125 gene encoding transmembrane protein 125; the protein is MPELADLSSPRTPADADHIQRNILEEHVELWWFQDPKKSILCYGMAVVLILACGIGGIILLYSTSSRSGEWRLAVGTTLCLLALLVLLKQLLSSAIQDMNCIRSRHQIELLKSGGFSDCLVLLLSALVLLVCGVVLTILSTTTMQLSPARPLASMFTSGVVLLATGSALLLCLLLYLLCTSCCQAAPHGLETGEIRVFTISGRLAANRRLPPTSSMANLI